One genomic region from Pseudomonadota bacterium encodes:
- a CDS encoding FAD-dependent oxidoreductase has protein sequence MSRSPLFEPARFGPLEARNRIAMPALHLGRAPGGRPSPELLAFYEERARGGVGVITVGLCDTGYTGGSFEPSLANALSLADDGCVAPMAELAGRIREHGALAGVQLSTLAGYNDPKWRPAQEEIGALAASFGAATARAATAGFDFVEIMLSGGSALSHFVSRAHNGSGLPGYSGSLESRLRLPLEAIAAAREAAGSLVVAVRMHCHELIEGGYGAEEAARIAVALEGAGVRAIDITGGGHRSSIPQITHQVPPLAFVPFARRVAGAVSATTLYGGQIRVPADAERALAAVGCDFVNLGRALIADPMWPAKAMAGEAGGIVHCMTCGRCFDEVVSRRAVICSASPGLVEASAPRALARPRRVKALVVGSGPAGMRAALELRDRGHEVALFERGAELGGRWRAAARVNGGDDLSRALASYVSRVLRSGIAVETGVEATPESVRAFGADAVVLATGAVPRTPFAAQREEGSSLLLAEEAIARPSAVGRRVAILGAGGVGLTVAIHLASEGAPDDRALGFLAKHGCRAWLDEALTRPSGREVTLIKRRGYAGKGLGRSVRWTLMREVEELGVKLFDRAQGIAPSARGVAFTDERTGEAVSLEVDTVIVAAGYEPIADLKERFQSAAPQVFVIGDAREVGGIGAAIADAHRAVEELPS, from the coding sequence CCCGAGCTGCTCGCGTTCTACGAAGAGCGGGCGCGGGGGGGCGTCGGGGTCATCACGGTCGGCCTGTGCGACACGGGCTACACGGGAGGCTCGTTCGAGCCGAGCCTGGCGAACGCGCTCTCTCTCGCAGACGACGGCTGCGTGGCGCCGATGGCGGAGCTCGCGGGCCGCATTAGGGAGCACGGCGCCCTCGCCGGCGTCCAGCTCTCGACGCTCGCGGGGTACAACGACCCCAAGTGGCGCCCCGCGCAGGAGGAGATCGGGGCGCTCGCCGCGAGCTTCGGCGCGGCAACAGCGCGCGCGGCCACCGCGGGCTTCGACTTCGTCGAGATCATGCTGAGCGGCGGGAGCGCGCTCAGCCACTTCGTGTCGAGGGCCCACAACGGCTCGGGCCTTCCCGGATACTCGGGGAGCCTCGAGAGCCGGCTCAGGCTCCCCCTCGAGGCGATCGCGGCCGCCCGCGAGGCGGCGGGCTCGCTCGTCGTCGCGGTCCGCATGCACTGCCACGAGCTCATCGAGGGCGGCTACGGCGCGGAGGAGGCGGCGCGGATCGCGGTCGCGCTCGAGGGCGCCGGCGTGCGGGCGATCGATATCACGGGCGGCGGGCACCGCTCCTCGATTCCACAGATCACGCACCAGGTGCCGCCCCTCGCCTTCGTCCCGTTCGCGCGACGCGTCGCGGGCGCGGTGAGCGCGACGACGCTGTACGGCGGGCAGATCCGCGTCCCCGCCGACGCCGAGCGGGCGCTCGCCGCGGTGGGCTGCGACTTCGTCAACCTCGGCCGCGCCTTGATCGCCGATCCGATGTGGCCCGCGAAGGCGATGGCCGGCGAGGCGGGCGGGATCGTCCACTGCATGACCTGCGGACGATGCTTCGATGAGGTCGTCTCGCGCCGCGCGGTGATCTGCTCGGCGAGCCCGGGGCTCGTCGAGGCAAGTGCGCCCCGTGCTTTGGCCCGTCCGCGGCGCGTGAAGGCGCTCGTGGTCGGATCCGGGCCGGCGGGGATGCGCGCGGCGCTCGAGCTGCGCGATCGCGGGCACGAGGTCGCCCTGTTCGAGCGCGGCGCGGAGCTCGGCGGGAGGTGGCGCGCCGCAGCGCGCGTGAACGGCGGCGACGATCTCTCTCGCGCCCTCGCTTCGTACGTCTCCCGGGTCCTGCGCTCGGGGATCGCCGTTGAGACCGGAGTCGAGGCGACGCCGGAGTCGGTCCGGGCGTTCGGCGCCGACGCCGTCGTGCTGGCCACCGGCGCCGTGCCGCGGACGCCGTTCGCCGCGCAGCGCGAGGAGGGCTCTTCGCTGCTCCTCGCGGAGGAGGCGATCGCGCGGCCCTCCGCCGTGGGCCGGCGGGTGGCGATCCTGGGCGCCGGGGGCGTCGGGCTCACGGTCGCGATCCACCTCGCGTCCGAGGGAGCCCCCGACGACAGGGCGCTCGGGTTCCTTGCCAAGCACGGCTGCCGCGCGTGGCTCGACGAGGCGCTCACCCGCCCTTCCGGGCGCGAGGTCACCCTGATCAAGCGGCGGGGATACGCAGGCAAGGGGCTCGGCCGCAGCGTGCGCTGGACGCTGATGCGCGAGGTCGAGGAGCTCGGCGTGAAGCTCTTCGACCGCGCCCAGGGGATCGCCCCGTCCGCGCGCGGCGTCGCCTTCACGGACGAGAGGACCGGCGAGGCTGTGAGCCTCGAGGTCGACACCGTGATCGTCGCGGCCGGCTACGAGCCGATCGCGGATCTGAAGGAGCGGTTCCAATCAGCGGCGCCCCAGGTGTTCGTCATCGGCGACGCCCGCGAGGTCGGCGGCATCGGCGCCGCGATCGCCGACGCGCACAGGGCGGTGGAAGAGCTGCCGAGTTGA
- a CDS encoding type II toxin-antitoxin system prevent-host-death family antitoxin — protein METIGAYEAKTHFAQLLERVARGERITILRHGVPVAVLTPPGGGVDEVDEVVEEIRVFRRGKKLGAPGLRALIEQGRR, from the coding sequence ATGGAGACGATCGGCGCCTACGAAGCGAAGACGCACTTCGCGCAACTCTTAGAACGAGTAGCGCGGGGCGAGCGGATCACCATCCTCAGGCACGGAGTGCCCGTCGCCGTCCTCACGCCGCCGGGCGGCGGGGTCGACGAGGTCGACGAGGTGGTCGAAGAGATCCGCGTTTTCAGGCGCGGAAAGAAACTCGGCGCACCGGGGCTCAGGGCGCTCATCGAGCAGGGCCGGCGGTAG